In one window of Canis lupus baileyi chromosome 12, mCanLup2.hap1, whole genome shotgun sequence DNA:
- the E2F6 gene encoding transcription factor E2F6 isoform X3 — protein sequence MSQQRPARKLPSLLVDPAEETVRRRCRDPINVEGLLPSKIRINLEDNVQYVSMRKALKVKRPRFDVSLVYLTRKFMDLVRSAPGGILDLNKVATKLGVRKRRVYDITNVLDGIDLVEKKSKNHIRWIGSDLSNFGAVPQQKKLQEELSDLSAMEDALDELIKDCAQQLFELTDDKENERLAYVTYQDIHSIQAFHEQIVIAVKAPAETRLDVPAPREGSLY from the exons ATGAGTCAGCAGCGGCCGGCGCGGAAGCTGCCCAGCCTGCTGGTGGACCCGGCGGAGGAGACGGTGCGCCGTCGGTGCCGCGACCCCATCAACGTGGAGGGCCTGCTG ccaTCAAAAATAAGGATTAATTTAGAAGATAATGTACAGTATGTGTCCATGAGAA AAGCTCTAAAAGTGAAGAGACCTCGTTTTGATGTATCTCTGGTTTATTTAACTCGAAAATTTATGGATCTTGTCAGATCTGCTCCTGGGGGTATTCTCGACTTAAACAAGGTTGCCACAAAACTGGGAGTGCGAAAACGGAGAGTATATGACATCACCAATGTCTTAGATGGAATCGATCTGGTTGAAAAAAAGTCTAAGAACCATATTCGATGGAT AGGATCTGATCTTAGCAATTTTGGAGCAGTGCCCCAACAGAAGAAGCTGCAGGAGGAACTTTCTGACTTATCAGCAATGGAAGATGCTTTGGATGAGTTAATTAAGGATTGTGCTCAGCAGTTGTTTGAATTAACAGacgacaaagaaaatgaaag ACTAGCATATGTGACGTATCAGGATATTCATAGCATTCAGGCCTTCCACGAACAGATCGTTATTGCGGTGAAGGCTCCTGCAGAAACCAGATTGGATGTTCCAGCTCCAAGAGAA GGAAGTTTGTATTGA